The segment GTGAGTGCGCGAAGCGAAACGCGTTTCTTTGGGCAAACAGGAGAAGACACCGTTCTGGTTAACGGTACGACTTTTGGGGGGAACGCCTATATCGAGATGGGAGACGGCGATGACCGTTTCGAAACCGTCGGATCAGACTACATGGGACGTATTTCCGTTCGCGGTCGAATCGATGTGGACACGGCGATGTTCAACGATTCCAACAGCTACGCTTTTAACCCCAACCTGCAAACGATCGAAGCCCAGTCAATGACTCCGAACGAGAACGGCGCCATTGAGTCGTCGCTCGGACAATTGAAAATGAAATTCATTGACGTCGGACCAGAGTTGCGAAACTATACCGCCAGTTCGATGCAGGAAGGGATGTCTGATCTGGCTACCGCATTTGAAACTTCGCTGATCCAGTTGGACGTGAACAGCGTGACTCAATACGTCACGGCCGAAGATCCGACGCCCAGCGTTTCCGTGATGTGGGATCAAGTCGTCCAGGAGGCTGTGATCGTGACCGCACCGGGACCGACGATCGCTTCAAGGGCTTATGCGATGATGCACACTGCGATGTACGATGCGTGGTCAGCCTATGATGCGGATGCTGTATCCACCGGCTTGAACGATCAGCTCCAGCGTCCCGAATCAGAGAACACTGAATCGAACAAGAAGGCTGCGATGAGTTTTGCGGCGTATCGAGTCCTGGAGGATCTGTTCGCTGACCAGTCGCAATCGTTCGAAAACTTGATGCGCCAGCTTGGGCTTAATCCGGCAAATCAAAGCGACGACGTGACGACACCTGCAGGGATCGGCAATCGTATGGCAGAGGTTCTGCTGGAAAGTCGACATGAAGATGGTTCAAACCAGTTGGGCGACGATCCGTCCGGCGACGCTGGCGTAGCGTATTCGGATATCTCGGGGTATGAGTCAGTCAATGTTGCCGGCAACCTGACCGAAATTGATTCGTGGAGCCCCGAACTGGTGCCGATCGATGCAATTCCTGGAACGGAGATTCGCACGCAGCAATTTTTGACGCCGCACTGGGGCGGTGTGACCACGTTTGCTCCTGGAACGTCAGAGGACTTTCTTCCCGAGGCACCGGAGCCCTTTTTGCTGGTCGATGCAACCGTTGATCTGGATGCCAAAACGATCACCCTGGAAAACAACACGGTGCTGGATATCGATCGCAGCTTGATTGGCGACATCATCAATCCTGCTTTCGTTGCCCAAGCCGAAGAGGTGATTGCTTACAGCGCGAATTTGACCGATGAACACAAGTTGATCGCCGAGTTCTGGGAAGACGGTGGAGGGACTTCTTTCCCGCCGGGCACGTTCATGACGTTTGGCCAGTTTGTGTCAGCTCGCGACAACAATTCGACAGACCTGGACGCCCAAATGTTTTTCACCCTCAGTAACGCGATTTTCGATGCTGGCGTAGCGACTTGGGAAGCGAAGACTCACTATGACTATACCCGTCCGGTGCGAGCGATTCGCGAGCTTGGTGAGCTGGGGCTGATCGGAAACTTTGATGCTGAACTTGATGGTTTTGCAATCGAAGCGTGGAGTCCGGAAGGAGGCACGCAAACCATTTTGGCGACGGACTTCTTGACATATCAAACTCCGGGTTCGGATCCTTCTCCTCCGTTCGCCGAGTACACTTCTGGGCATAGTGCGTTCAGTGCAGCCGGCGCGGCCGTGTTGCAGATGTTTACTGGCAGCGATGAGTTTGGTGCTTCGGTTTCATTTGACGCCAGCTCGTCCCGATTTGAGCCGGGCGTCACGCCATTGTCAGAGTTGACCCTGACGTGGGATACTTTTTCCGCCGCCGCGGATGAGGCCGGGCTTTCACGGCTATATGGAGGAATTCACTTCACCGATGGCGACCTCAACGGTCGCACACTGGGAGCTTCGGTTGCAGAGCGTGTTATTGAGCAAGCCGGGTACTTTATCGACGGCACGATCGTCACTTAAGACCGCGACTATTTTGGTTTTCGCAGTGACATCAGATAGTCCACCAAATCGATGAGCTCCTGTTCGCTGAACTCCCTGATCAGGTCCGCCGGCATCAACGAAAGCTTGAGTCGTTTTTGTTGCTCGATTTCGTCCGCGTCGATCTCGTGAACGATCCCGTTGATATCTTTCACGGTCGTCGTCGCGTCGGTTTTCGTCAGCAACAGTCCTGAAACGATCTCGCCGTCGTCTTTCGCAATCAACCAGT is part of the Mariniblastus fucicola genome and harbors:
- a CDS encoding vanadium-dependent haloperoxidase, which gives rise to MSRQRQSRNRLDFATLEPKQLLAGNVFANLSGEDLVVICDSNDNSVAINLNASDLSQLVQGQDGTQVRFSDSLQTGFSSTELSGLFVYANDGNDTVTVDARSNTVRGGMVASLGAGNDSLYVKGGVFGDQATVYAGEGDDAVYFEDTLLQQNFAVIAGGGTDVLGLNGVSARSETRFFGQTGEDTVLVNGTTFGGNAYIEMGDGDDRFETVGSDYMGRISVRGRIDVDTAMFNDSNSYAFNPNLQTIEAQSMTPNENGAIESSLGQLKMKFIDVGPELRNYTASSMQEGMSDLATAFETSLIQLDVNSVTQYVTAEDPTPSVSVMWDQVVQEAVIVTAPGPTIASRAYAMMHTAMYDAWSAYDADAVSTGLNDQLQRPESENTESNKKAAMSFAAYRVLEDLFADQSQSFENLMRQLGLNPANQSDDVTTPAGIGNRMAEVLLESRHEDGSNQLGDDPSGDAGVAYSDISGYESVNVAGNLTEIDSWSPELVPIDAIPGTEIRTQQFLTPHWGGVTTFAPGTSEDFLPEAPEPFLLVDATVDLDAKTITLENNTVLDIDRSLIGDIINPAFVAQAEEVIAYSANLTDEHKLIAEFWEDGGGTSFPPGTFMTFGQFVSARDNNSTDLDAQMFFTLSNAIFDAGVATWEAKTHYDYTRPVRAIRELGELGLIGNFDAELDGFAIEAWSPEGGTQTILATDFLTYQTPGSDPSPPFAEYTSGHSAFSAAGAAVLQMFTGSDEFGASVSFDASSSRFEPGVTPLSELTLTWDTFSAAADEAGLSRLYGGIHFTDGDLNGRTLGASVAERVIEQAGYFIDGTIVT